A genomic stretch from Primulina huaijiensis isolate GDHJ02 chromosome 14, ASM1229523v2, whole genome shotgun sequence includes:
- the LOC140957317 gene encoding probable protein phosphatase 2C 23, which produces MGNGVGKMTVCFTGMDPSDDYARRRRKDMAAGMMISDPLDDLGHSFCYVRPELERLSSSKVHSEFDEPATTTFKSISGAAVSANTSTPLSTASLDLYSYNSIDRASAFEGSTSFASIPLQLVPRNSSIYSGPLYNSGLIPNSCPMERGFMSGPIERGFMSGPLDRGMFSGPLDNGGSDQFKRSYSHGGFAFRHRSRKGSFIRAVKRAISKGINRGQKSIVAPIKGVVSMKEHDWMVGSEKQNELTFSSVNFSSECSLDDCDSLENQNLQWAQGKAGEDRVHVVVSEEHGWVFVGIYDGFNGPDAPDYLLSNLYSAVHKELKGLLWDENNKSDNSSISNPSSATDNSSFIKTDFNPNPILTDDSLRDRAINSCSKCLEQENYPHINEDNWYKKRRGRHSKIKYRSVAKKWEENQKRWRCEWDRERLELDRRLKEQLNKNRLNGAGATNHAEVLKALSQALQKTEDAYLDLADKIVMDNPELALMGSCVLVMLMKGDDLYLLNVGDSRAVLALKKEPDLWRQDLERINEETLYDLESFDGDRSNLQPSLASFQLTMDHSTSIEEEVVRIKNEHPDDASAVINDRVKGSLKVTRAFGAGFLKQPKWNDALLEMFRIDYVGKSPYINCIPSLHHHRLGSRDRFLILSSDGLYQYFTNEEAVSEVELFISWSPEGDPAQHLVEELLFRAAKRAGMDFHELLEIPQGDRRRYHDDVSIIVISLEGRIWRSCA; this is translated from the exons ATGGGCAACGGAGTGGGGAAGATGACGGTTTGTTTCACCGGAATGGATCCCAGCGACGACTATGCACGGCGTAGGAGGAAGGATATGGCGGCGGGTATGATGATATCGGACCCTTTGGATGATCTGGGTCATTCATTCTGCTACGTCCGGCCAGAGTTGGAGCGGCTCTCATCCTCTAAAGTTCATTCCGAATTCGACGAACCCGCAACGACGACGTTTAAGTCGATTTCGGGCGCTGCCGTGAGTGCCAATACTTCAACCCCGCTCTCCACGGCTTCGCTCGACCTTTACTCTTACAACAGTATAGACCGGGCCTCCGCGTTTGAGGGCTCAACCTCCTTTGCTTCCATCCCTCTTCAGCTCGTACCGAGAAATTCGTCGATTTATTCTGGACCGTTGTATAACTCCGGCTTGATTCCGAATTCATGCCCGATGGAGAGGGGATTCATGTCAGGCCCGATTGAGAGAGGCTTCATGTCGGGCCCACTTGATCGTGGGATGTTCTCAGGCCCTCTTGACAACGGCGGCTCTGATCAGTTCAAGAGAAGCTATTCCCATGGCGGATTTGCGTTCCGGCACAGATCGAGAAAAGGGTCGTTCATTCGGGCCGTTAAACGGGCCATCTCGAAAGGCATCAATAGAGGTCAGAAATCCATTGTTGCACCAATCAAAGGCGTTGTTTCGATGAAAGAACACGATTGGATGGTGGGTTCGGAAAAGCAAAATGAATTAACATTCAGTAGTGTTAATTTCAGCAGCGAATGTAGTTTGGATGACTGTGATTCACTAGAAAACCAGAATCTTCAGTGGGCTCAGGGAAAAGCCGGCGAGGATCGAGTTCATGTCGTAGTTTCCGAGGAACATGGATGGGTTTTCGTGGGGATTTACGATGGATTTAATGGCCCCGATGCACCGGATTATCTGTTGTCCAATTTGTATTCAGCTGTACATAAAGAGCTGAAAGGTCTGCTTTGGGATGAGAATAACAAGTCTGATAATTCATCCATTTCAAATCCATCTTCTGCAACAGATAATTCCAGTTTTATAAAAACGGATTTTAATCCAAATCCTATTTTGACTGATGATTCTTTGCGGGATAGGGCGATTAATAGCTGCTCAAAATGTTTAGAACAAGAGAATTACCCTCATATAAACGAGGACAATTGGTACAAGAAAAGGAGGGGTAGACATTCAAAGATTAAGTACCGTAGCGTGGCGAAAAAGTGGGAGGAGAATCAGAAGAGATGGAGGTGTGAATGGGATCGGGAAAGATTGGAACTGGATAGAAGATTAAAGGAGCAATTGAACAAAAACAGGTTGAATGGCGCAGGTGCGACTAATCATGCTGAAGTGTTAAAAGCTCTTTCGCAGGCATTGCAGAAAACAGAAGATGCttatcttgatcttgctgataAAATAGTTATGGATAATCCTGAGTTGGCCTTGATGGGTTCTTGTGTTCTTGTGATGTTGATGAAGGGAGACGACCTTTACCTGTTGAATGTGGGCGATAGTCGAGCTGTTTTGGCTCTGAAGAAAGAGCCTGATCTTTGGAGACAGGATTTGGAGAGAATCAATGAGGAAACGTTGTATGATCTCGAGTCTTTCGATGGTGATAGGTCAAATTTGCAGCCGAGTTTGGCTAGTTTCCAGTTAACCATGGATCATAGCACCTCAATTGAAGAG GAAGTTGTGAGGATTAAAAACGAGCATCCCGATGATGCTTCGGCTGTGATCAATGACCGTGTAAAAGGCTCGCTAAAGGTTACCCGGGCTTTTGGTGCTGGTTTTCTCAAACAG CCTAAATGGAACGATGCACTGCTAGAAATGTTTAGAATCGACTATGTAGGGAAGTCTCCATATATAAATTGCATCCCTTCACTTCACCATCACCGATTAGGATCACGAGATCGGTTTCTAATACTGTCGTCGGATGGACTTTACCAATACTTCACAAATGAAGAAGCTGTGTCAGAAGTCGAACTTTTCATTTCTTGGTCACCTGAGGGAGATCCTGCACAACACCTGGTTGAGGAACTGTTGTTTCGTGCAGCAAAACGAGCAG GTATGGATTTTCATGAGTTGCTCGAGATACCACAAGGTGATAGACGTCGCTACCACGACGATGTCTCGATTATTGTCATCTCTTTGGAGGGAAGAATTTGGAGATCTTGTGCATAA
- the LOC140957465 gene encoding putative E3 ubiquitin-protein ligase XBAT31 isoform X1 yields the protein MGQGLSCGSGEELGLFSAVQLGDLETVKEVMGKNSALVHSSTVYDRNSALHIAADNGQIEVLSFLLDVSFKPDVLNRFKQTPLMLAAMRGDISCVNKLIEAGANILMFDARSGRTCLHYAAYYGHSGCLQAILSAASTSPVAASWGYSRFVSIRDRKGATPLHLAARQRHPECVHVLLGNGALVSASTGGYGFAGSNPLHFAARGGSLDCIRELLAWGADRIQRDASGRIPYTIALRHHHEACAALLNPSSPEPLVWPSSLKFIGELNQEAKSLLEHALMEANREKEKTILKGTVYSLPSPSASDSGIDDNMSEASDSELCCICFDQACAIEVQECGHRMCAHCTLALCCHNKPNPTTACHSVPVCPFCRSSIVKLVVAKVVETENDNPRKSWRSRNLSEGSSSFKGISFGKMGGRGSGRIIAEKEWLDKPLTLDT from the exons ATGGGTCAGGGCCTGAGTTGCGGAAGTGGGGAGGAATTGGGATTGTTTAGCGCCGTGCAACTGGGAGATTTGGAAACTGTTAAGGAAGTTATGGGCAAGAATTCAGCTCTTGTTCACAGCTCCACGGTGTATGATCGCAACTCGGCTTTGCATATTGCTGCAGACAATGGCCAGATCGAG gttctttcttttcttctgGACGTATCTTTCAAACCGGATGTGTTGAATCGATTCAAGCAG ACTCCATTGATGTTGGCTGCGATGCGTGGCGATATCTCCTGCGTTAATAAGCTGATTGAAGCTGGTGCCAAT ATTTTAATGTTTGATGCACGTAGTGGGAGAACCTGCTTGCACTATGCTGCTTACTATGGCCACTCCGGCTGCCTTCAGGCCATTTTATCCGCTGCCAGCACCTCCCCAGTGGCTGCTTCTTG GGGATATTCCCGTTTCGTTAGCATCAGAGATCGTAAAGGAGCGACACCGTTGCACTTGGCGGCTCGTCAAAGACATCCTGAATGTGTTCACGTATTGTTGGGCAATGGAGCCCTTGTTTCTGCTTCAACTGGTGGATACGG CTTTGCGGGTAGTAATCCCCTGCATTTTGCTGCAAGAGGAGGCTCTCTTGATTGCATTAGAGAATTGCTGGCTTGGGGTGCAGATCGAATTCAGCGAGACGCATCAGG GAGAATACCGTACACAATAGCTTTAAGGCATCACCATGAAGCATGTGCAGCTTTGCTGAATCCTTCATCCCCGGAGCCTCTTGTCTGGCCATCATCTTTGAAATTCATAGGTGAGCTTAATCAGGAGGCAAAATCTCTGTTGGAACATGCCCTGATGGAGGCCAATAGAGAGAAGGAGAAAACGATATTAAAAGGAACCGTTTATTCGCTGCCATCTCCATCAGCATCTGACTCTGGTATTGATGATAACATGTCTGAG GCAAGTGACTCGGAGCTTTGCTGCATATGTTTTGATCAAGCTTGCGCCATTGAAGTTCAAGAATGTGGGCACCGAATGTGTGCGCATTGCACACTCGCCTTGTGCTGTCACAACAAGCCCAACCCTACAACCGCGTGCCACTCTGTACCCGTTTGCCCTTTCTGCAGAAGTAGCATTGTCAAATTAGTGGTGGCTAAGGTTGTCGAAACTGAAAATGACAATCCTAGAAAATCTTGGAGGTCTCGGAATTTGAGTGAGGGAAGTAGCAGCTTTAAGGGCATATCTTTTGGGAAAATGGGTGGCCGTGGTTCAGGCAGAATCATAGCCGAGAAAGAATGGCTCGATAAACCATTAACGCTCGATACATAG
- the LOC140957465 gene encoding putative E3 ubiquitin-protein ligase XBAT31 isoform X2, giving the protein MGQGLSCGSGEELGLFSAVQLGDLETVKEVMGKNSALVHSSTVYDRNSALHIAADNGQIEVLSFLLDVSFKPDVLNRFKQTPLMLAAMRGDISCVNKLIEAGANILMFDARSGRTCLHYAAYYGHSGCLQAILSAASTSPVAASWGYSRFVSIRDRKGATPLHLAARQRHPECVHVLLGNGALVSASTGGYGNPLHFAARGGSLDCIRELLAWGADRIQRDASGRIPYTIALRHHHEACAALLNPSSPEPLVWPSSLKFIGELNQEAKSLLEHALMEANREKEKTILKGTVYSLPSPSASDSGIDDNMSEASDSELCCICFDQACAIEVQECGHRMCAHCTLALCCHNKPNPTTACHSVPVCPFCRSSIVKLVVAKVVETENDNPRKSWRSRNLSEGSSSFKGISFGKMGGRGSGRIIAEKEWLDKPLTLDT; this is encoded by the exons ATGGGTCAGGGCCTGAGTTGCGGAAGTGGGGAGGAATTGGGATTGTTTAGCGCCGTGCAACTGGGAGATTTGGAAACTGTTAAGGAAGTTATGGGCAAGAATTCAGCTCTTGTTCACAGCTCCACGGTGTATGATCGCAACTCGGCTTTGCATATTGCTGCAGACAATGGCCAGATCGAG gttctttcttttcttctgGACGTATCTTTCAAACCGGATGTGTTGAATCGATTCAAGCAG ACTCCATTGATGTTGGCTGCGATGCGTGGCGATATCTCCTGCGTTAATAAGCTGATTGAAGCTGGTGCCAAT ATTTTAATGTTTGATGCACGTAGTGGGAGAACCTGCTTGCACTATGCTGCTTACTATGGCCACTCCGGCTGCCTTCAGGCCATTTTATCCGCTGCCAGCACCTCCCCAGTGGCTGCTTCTTG GGGATATTCCCGTTTCGTTAGCATCAGAGATCGTAAAGGAGCGACACCGTTGCACTTGGCGGCTCGTCAAAGACATCCTGAATGTGTTCACGTATTGTTGGGCAATGGAGCCCTTGTTTCTGCTTCAACTGGTGGATACGG TAATCCCCTGCATTTTGCTGCAAGAGGAGGCTCTCTTGATTGCATTAGAGAATTGCTGGCTTGGGGTGCAGATCGAATTCAGCGAGACGCATCAGG GAGAATACCGTACACAATAGCTTTAAGGCATCACCATGAAGCATGTGCAGCTTTGCTGAATCCTTCATCCCCGGAGCCTCTTGTCTGGCCATCATCTTTGAAATTCATAGGTGAGCTTAATCAGGAGGCAAAATCTCTGTTGGAACATGCCCTGATGGAGGCCAATAGAGAGAAGGAGAAAACGATATTAAAAGGAACCGTTTATTCGCTGCCATCTCCATCAGCATCTGACTCTGGTATTGATGATAACATGTCTGAG GCAAGTGACTCGGAGCTTTGCTGCATATGTTTTGATCAAGCTTGCGCCATTGAAGTTCAAGAATGTGGGCACCGAATGTGTGCGCATTGCACACTCGCCTTGTGCTGTCACAACAAGCCCAACCCTACAACCGCGTGCCACTCTGTACCCGTTTGCCCTTTCTGCAGAAGTAGCATTGTCAAATTAGTGGTGGCTAAGGTTGTCGAAACTGAAAATGACAATCCTAGAAAATCTTGGAGGTCTCGGAATTTGAGTGAGGGAAGTAGCAGCTTTAAGGGCATATCTTTTGGGAAAATGGGTGGCCGTGGTTCAGGCAGAATCATAGCCGAGAAAGAATGGCTCGATAAACCATTAACGCTCGATACATAG